The stretch of DNA CTCCGAGCAAACGGAACACCGGCTGAGCGGCAATCGCCGCCATGAAGCTGCCCTGATGATCGAGCCATTTGGCGTCGCCTTTTTCCGGAACACCATAGCTGACGAAAGTCGGACGTGGCGCGCACAAAGCGATCAGCTCGTGGGCATCGACCGGGATATCGCCGGCGTTTTTGCTGCCGAAGGCGGCTTCCTCGGTGCCGTACTTCAGAAAATTTCCGGCCATCCAATGATATTCGCCGGAGCCCGTCAGGTTTTCCACCGCTTCGCCCCAGTTGCGGCGATGGAGTTTTGCTCCGCCTTCGCCTGAAGAACCGATCAAAACCACTGCGAACCGCGTGTCGTAGGCCATAGTCACCAGCGCGGCCTTGCCGTAGCGCGAGACGCCTTCGATGCCGACTTTCTTTGCATTGACTGTCTTGTCGGTCTCGAGATAATCGAACCCGCGCGCCGCGCCCCAGGCCCATGCGCGCAAAGAGCCCCAGTCGTCCGGATGTCTCGGCTGGCCTTTATTAACCAGGCCGATAATGCCTCGGGTCAAGCCTGCGCCATTGTCGGCCTGGACACTTCCCGGATTGATCGATGCATAGCCCCAGCCATCGGCAATCAGTTGCTGTGTCGCCGGCGGATCCGAACCGGCAGGTGGAGCGCCCCGTCCGCCGCTTGAAGCAGCGCCGGTAAGTTGAGCGAGGTTGCCGCCACCGCCGAACATCATCATCACCGGAACAGGAGCCTTGGACCCGGCGGGAGTGACCAGCGTCATTTGAATGTCGACGCTGATCGCCGGAAACGAAGAATTGTCGACGTGCCCCACAAGCTGCTTGCCGATGACAGGGTATGTGCCGACCATTCCTTCAACGGTGTTCGTCACGGTCCATGTGACACGCGGCACGTTTTTGGGAACCCGTCCTAAAACCTCGCGATCGAAGTCTTCCACGATTTCCGGACGCCGTTGCTTCCACCACATGTCGGCCGAGGTCACTTTCTTCCCGTTCTTCAGAGTCAACACCTCGGGGAGGTTCGGGTACGGGTTCGCGGTGGCTTCGTCGTAGTTCGCGTGATTCGGCGCCGATTCATTGCCGCTCGGGCCCGGCCGCAGTTTGTGAATCCCGAGCTGATCCATCATGTTCTGGTGGTCTTCCGCAGCGGTCCAGCTTTTGAGTTCAGCGGTCGCACCGGACTGCGCAACGATCGTGATTGCCGCCGCCATCAAGAGAGTCGCAGCAATCGCGATCAGATATCTGAGATGTCTCATGGGGGCCTCCGTCCCCGAATTCTATAGAATTCGGGCGGCTTCGGGCAGGAATGATTTGCCCCCCGGAACTATTTACTGCAGGCGGTTGTGATCCGCCCGAAAAAGGCAGCCGCGGCGCAGGCAAAGTCTTTATCGGACTGAGGGCCGGTGAGCATGCGCCGCTTTTTGCCTTGCTGGAAGAATACATAA from Terriglobia bacterium encodes:
- a CDS encoding acetylxylan esterase; the encoded protein is MAAAITIVAQSGATAELKSWTAAEDHQNMMDQLGIHKLRPGPSGNESAPNHANYDEATANPYPNLPEVLTLKNGKKVTSADMWWKQRRPEIVEDFDREVLGRVPKNVPRVTWTVTNTVEGMVGTYPVIGKQLVGHVDNSSFPAISVDIQMTLVTPAGSKAPVPVMMMFGGGGNLAQLTGAASSGGRGAPPAGSDPPATQQLIADGWGYASINPGSVQADNGAGLTRGIIGLVNKGQPRHPDDWGSLRAWAWGAARGFDYLETDKTVNAKKVGIEGVSRYGKAALVTMAYDTRFAVVLIGSSGEGGAKLHRRNWGEAVENLTGSGEYHWMAGNFLKYGTEEAAFGSKNAGDIPVDAHELIALCAPRPTFVSYGVPEKGDAKWLDHQGSFMAAIAAQPVFRLLGAKDLGRSDDYHKEKMPPVNTSLLDGQLAWRQHDGGHTDGPNWKYFIPWADKLLGRK